Within the Solwaraspora sp. WMMA2056 genome, the region TAGAGCGGGTAGACCAGCGCCTCCTGCGGAAGCATGTTGGCCAGCAGGAAGACGCCGACGATCCAGAGCCGGCCACGGACCCGGCCGATGCCGAGCGCGTACGCGCTGAGCAGCGAGACGAGTACGGCGAGGACCGCGACGGAGCCGGAGATGAGGATCGAGTTCCACAACTTGACCGGGTAGTCGACCTGCTCCCAGTAGGTGCGCAGACCGGTGGTGTAGAACTCGGTCGGCCAGGACAGCGGCCCGTTGGTGGAGTAGTCGCCCGGCGCCTTGAAGGCGTTGAGCAGCATGAACGCGAACGGCACCAGCATGACGAGCGCGGCCGCGCCGACGAGGGCGAGCACGATCCAGCGGCTGACCCCACGGTGGTGCCGGTCCGCGGGCCGCCGGGCCCGGCCGGGCCGGCGTACCGGCCGGCGTACGCGGTCGGTGTCGGGCATGGCGGGTACGACGGCCATCAGAGCCCTCCCCGGCGTTCGGCGCGGTGCTGTGCCACGAGGAAGCCCACCGCTATCAGGACGATGATCAGGGTCAGCACCATCGAGATCGCCGATCCGTAGCCGACCTCCAGCC harbors:
- a CDS encoding carbohydrate ABC transporter permease, with amino-acid sequence MAVVPAMPDTDRVRRPVRRPGRARRPADRHHRGVSRWIVLALVGAAALVMLVPFAFMLLNAFKAPGDYSTNGPLSWPTEFYTTGLRTYWEQVDYPVKLWNSILISGSVAVLAVLVSLLSAYALGIGRVRGRLWIVGVFLLANMLPQEALVYPLYHFAKEAGLYNTRLAVIIIFTVIQAAFGTYLLSSVLGTFPRQLLEAAALDGAGTWRILWRVVLPNIRSTISVLLVFFFIWTWNEFLIPLVMLIDNQTQTVPVALASLQGDRLMDAPTTNAGALLSILPAIIFFVIFQRTLARGVTAGADK